The Xenopus laevis strain J_2021 chromosome 5L, Xenopus_laevis_v10.1, whole genome shotgun sequence genome has a segment encoding these proteins:
- the LOC108716919 gene encoding E3 SUMO-protein ligase ZNF451 isoform X1 — protein MDLSVPVEDNEHVQNTESLCREDDIEFVSEGSIRPILECIDLISSDEDSKDSFVIRKAKDHVDRQKDRVASTLDRLALHVEVEKKNKAEKNKAFQEKLHDQHAHGLQELEFVKGLPGTDAARICVNQWLKMPGLKPGIVCSSRRNKNRFREQSPVRNTPIICPIVHCNRKYDNGQLLLGHLKRFDHSPCDPTIHLHGAPSNSYACVACLQRFNSPDKYDDHVTAKARLADGHENNIPPQVINSYACPLCFLLFNLRDECLQHMSESNHFLRAIELDNRSIPCPVPFPRYAKNVLVALCKDIPFQVKCSSCNQELRSHTELSAHFRTRCRNAHPVAYSEQSIAEVVSVFLSKAYCLSCRKILKSDTHIAKHAQRTGHKAKLIASLEESIMAFCYTHEGIKTPSDMCLSASSARFKPNMLKRTLDDNDQRRTDLFINGGKNTVESSPAKRQKQARDLAITVTAWFCECLQKFPTEKDAENHIMISNGICHKCLVCNKVANDMSIIRLHMSRFHGGAHLNNFIFWCKGCHTELPRNENMMAHVCECHKGHSYYFEQETWEDEPSTSTQICSPSQMVVSQTSSTNTETTAGHWQCHICEEMFGSEDSVRQHCKNISIHQFHKFSCDICKNRFHKIETLFRHSQHQHDGEINMKYVCGLCDLYFEDEKDFHGHYRGLHSSEYGFVPEQIQSLEKNEEQSFSIPEPNDNCLTCGCLENYSNKATKEEDGRLCLERLLQKGSLWYSCSNCSATGQSYDILKIHSCTNSPQPLDTNFVVKCSCCSKSFKDPASAQQHYHAKHCFLQKPNIKHFKPLDSQKEVFEFMASGTCAKGKHGKAVTPHAHRLHANTPNKCSTNSIKMEHSKPRFRAAENKKTEDTKSGKMDIEESVELPDLEFLRTMTHIVFVDLDNWAQFFSHLPGYLNQGTFVWGFQGGKSNWKRPVKCKIFNYLSNTGSFFLHPHCSDRKDAADFAICMHAGRLDEQLPKQIPFTILSGDKGFLELESQFKKTQRPAHILNPHHLEGDMMCALLNSISDTMQDANDKTEDALTELDEDANLKEAIRRSMTEM, from the exons ATGGATTTGTCTGTACCTGTTGAAGATAATGAACATGTTCAGAATACTGAGAGCCTTTGTAGAGAGGATGATATTGAGTTTGTCAGT GAGGGCTCAATACGACCTATCCTGGAATGTATTGATTTAATTAGTAGTGATGAAGACTCAAAGGATTCTTTTGTTATT AGAAAAGCGAAGGACCATGTTGACCGTCAGAAGGACAGAGTGGCTTCAACTCTTGATCGCCTTGCGCTACATGTTGaggtagagaaaaaaaataaagcagagaaaaataaagcatttcag GAAAAACTGCATGATCAACATGCACATGGTCTTCAAGAGCTGGAATTCGTTAAAGGGCTGCCAGGTACAGATGCAGCAAGAATATGTGTTAATCAGTGGCTCAAAATGCCAG ggctgaaGCCAGGGATAGTCTGTTCCAGCCGCAGAAATAAGAATCGTTTTAGAGAACAAAGTCCTGTCAGAAACACGCCCATCATCTGTCCTATTGTGCACTGCAACAGAAAGTATGATAATGGTCAGCTGCTCTTAGGACATCTAAAAAG GTTTGATCATTCTCCGTGCGACCCAACTATTCATCTTCATGGAGCTCCTTCAAATTCTTATGCCTGTGTTGCTTGTCTTCAACGTTTTAATTCCCCTGATAAATATGATGATCATGTGACAGCAAAG GCCCGACTGGCTGATGGCCATGAGAACAATATTCCTCCTCAGGTTATCAACAGTTATGCGTGTCCCTtgtgttttttacttttcaacCTAAGAGATGAATGTCTACAGCACATGTCTGAAAGCAATCACTTCTTGCGAGCTATCGAATTAG ATAATAGAAGCATACCATGTCCAGTACCGTTTCCACgatatgcaaaaaatgttttggttgcTCTGTGCAAGGACATTCCATTCCAGGTTAAATGCTCATCCTGCAATCAGGAACTACGTTCTCATACAGAACTTTCTGCTCATTTTAG aACACGGTGCCGTAATGCTCATCCTGTGGCTTATTCAGAACAAAGCATAGCTGAGGTTGTGTCAGTGTTTTTAAGTAAAGCCTACTGTCTGTCATGTAGGAAAATATTGAAAAGTGACACACACATTGCTAAGCATGCCCAAAGAACTGGTCACAAAGCCAAATTAATAGCAAGCCTGGAAGAATCAATTATGGCTTTTTGTTACACCCATGAAGGGATCAAAACTCCATCTGATATGTGCTTATCTGCAAGTAGTGCAAGATTTAAACCTAATATGCTTAAAAGGACTTTAGATGACAATGATCAGAGGAGAACGGACTTATTTATAAATGGAGGGAAAAACACTGTTGAAAGTTCTCCTGCAAAGAGGCAAAAACAGGCAAGAGATCTTGCTATCACTGTGACAGCATGGTTTTGTGAATGCTTACAAAAATTTCCAACTGAGAAAGATGCTGAGAATCACATAATGATATCTAATGGGATTTGTCACAAATGTTTGGTGTGTAATAAAGTGGCTAATGATATGAGTATCATTCGGCTGCACATGAGCCGGTTCCATGGAGGAGCTCATTTAAACAATTTTATCTTTTGGTGCAAAGGCTGTCATACTGAGCTGCCTAGAAATGAGAATATGATGGCACATGTATGTGAATGTCACAAAGGTCATTCATACTATTTTGAGCAGGAAACATGGGAAGACGAACCCTCCACATCAACACAGATATGTAGTCCATCACAAATGGTTGTTTCCCAAACATCTTCCACAAACACAGAAACTACTGCTGGCCACTGGCAATGCCATATATGCGAAGAGATGTTCGGTTCTGAAGATAGTGTTAGGCAACACTGTAAAAATATAAGTATTCATCAGTTTCACAAATTCTCGTGTGATATTTGCAAAAACCGCTTTCACAAAATAGAAACACTATTCCGACATAGTCAGCATCAGCACGATGGAGagataaatatgaaatatgtttgTGGGCTGTGTGATCTGTACTTTGAAGATGAAAAAGACTTCCATGGGCACTATCGTGGTTTGCACAGTTCGGAATATGGATTTGTGCCAGAACAAATACAATCTCTTGAAAAGAATGAAGAACAGTCCTTTTCCATTCCAGAGCCAAATGATAACTGCTTAACCTGTGGCTGTTTAGAAAATTATTCAAACAAAGCAACAAAAGAGGAAGATGGTCGTCTATGCTTAGAACGATTGCTACAAAAAGGAAGTCTTTGGTACAGCTGCAGTAACTGTTCAGCAACAGGGCAGTCATATGACATCTTAAAGATCCATAGTTGCACGAATAGCCCACAGCCACTTGATACCAATTTTGTTGTGAAGTGCAGCTGTTGTTCCAAATCATTTAAAGATCCAGCAAGCGCTCAGCAGCACTATCATGCTAAACACTGCTTCCTTCAAAAGCctaatattaaacattttaaacccTTGGATTCACAAAAGGAGGTTTTTGAATTTATGGCCAGTGGGACGTGTGccaagggaaaacatggaaaagcCGTAACCCCCCATGCACACAGACTGCACGCTAATACTCCAAATAAGTGTTCTACTAACTCAATCAAAATGGAACATTCAAAGCCTAGATTCCGTGCTGCTGAGAACAAAAAGACAGAAGACACCAAATCAGGGAAAATGGATATAG AAGAATCCGTCGAGTTGCCTGATTTGGAGTTTCTCCGTACCATGACACACATTGTGTTTGTTGATTTGGATAACTGGGCTCAGTTCTTCTCACATTTGCCAGGATACCTTAATCAGGGAACATTTGTCTGGGGCTTTCAAG GAGGGAAGAGCAACTGGAAGCGCCCAGTTAAGTGCAAAATCTTCAATTACCTATCCAACACTGGTTCGTTCTTCCTTCATCCCCACTGTAGTGATCGAAAGGATGCAGCTGATTTTGCTATATGCATGCAT GCAGGACGTTTAGATGAACAGCTTCCAAAGCAAATTCCATTTACCATACTCTCTGGTGATAAAGGCTTTCTGGAATTGGAGAGCCAGTTTAAGAAAACTCAGCGGCCAGCTCACATTCTGAATCCTCACCACTTGGAGGGAGATATGATGTGTGCACTTCTAAACAGCATATCTGATACAATGCAAG ATGCAAATGATAAAACAGAAGATGCTCTAACAGAACTGGATGAAG ATGCCAATTTGAAAGAAGCTATCAGAAGAAGTATGACAGAGATGTAA
- the LOC108716919 gene encoding E3 SUMO-protein ligase ZNF451 isoform X2 gives MDLSVPVEDNEHVQNTESLCREDDIEFVSRKAKDHVDRQKDRVASTLDRLALHVEVEKKNKAEKNKAFQEKLHDQHAHGLQELEFVKGLPGTDAARICVNQWLKMPGLKPGIVCSSRRNKNRFREQSPVRNTPIICPIVHCNRKYDNGQLLLGHLKRFDHSPCDPTIHLHGAPSNSYACVACLQRFNSPDKYDDHVTAKARLADGHENNIPPQVINSYACPLCFLLFNLRDECLQHMSESNHFLRAIELDNRSIPCPVPFPRYAKNVLVALCKDIPFQVKCSSCNQELRSHTELSAHFRTRCRNAHPVAYSEQSIAEVVSVFLSKAYCLSCRKILKSDTHIAKHAQRTGHKAKLIASLEESIMAFCYTHEGIKTPSDMCLSASSARFKPNMLKRTLDDNDQRRTDLFINGGKNTVESSPAKRQKQARDLAITVTAWFCECLQKFPTEKDAENHIMISNGICHKCLVCNKVANDMSIIRLHMSRFHGGAHLNNFIFWCKGCHTELPRNENMMAHVCECHKGHSYYFEQETWEDEPSTSTQICSPSQMVVSQTSSTNTETTAGHWQCHICEEMFGSEDSVRQHCKNISIHQFHKFSCDICKNRFHKIETLFRHSQHQHDGEINMKYVCGLCDLYFEDEKDFHGHYRGLHSSEYGFVPEQIQSLEKNEEQSFSIPEPNDNCLTCGCLENYSNKATKEEDGRLCLERLLQKGSLWYSCSNCSATGQSYDILKIHSCTNSPQPLDTNFVVKCSCCSKSFKDPASAQQHYHAKHCFLQKPNIKHFKPLDSQKEVFEFMASGTCAKGKHGKAVTPHAHRLHANTPNKCSTNSIKMEHSKPRFRAAENKKTEDTKSGKMDIEESVELPDLEFLRTMTHIVFVDLDNWAQFFSHLPGYLNQGTFVWGFQGGKSNWKRPVKCKIFNYLSNTGSFFLHPHCSDRKDAADFAICMHAGRLDEQLPKQIPFTILSGDKGFLELESQFKKTQRPAHILNPHHLEGDMMCALLNSISDTMQDANDKTEDALTELDEDANLKEAIRRSMTEM, from the exons ATGGATTTGTCTGTACCTGTTGAAGATAATGAACATGTTCAGAATACTGAGAGCCTTTGTAGAGAGGATGATATTGAGTTTGTCAGT AGAAAAGCGAAGGACCATGTTGACCGTCAGAAGGACAGAGTGGCTTCAACTCTTGATCGCCTTGCGCTACATGTTGaggtagagaaaaaaaataaagcagagaaaaataaagcatttcag GAAAAACTGCATGATCAACATGCACATGGTCTTCAAGAGCTGGAATTCGTTAAAGGGCTGCCAGGTACAGATGCAGCAAGAATATGTGTTAATCAGTGGCTCAAAATGCCAG ggctgaaGCCAGGGATAGTCTGTTCCAGCCGCAGAAATAAGAATCGTTTTAGAGAACAAAGTCCTGTCAGAAACACGCCCATCATCTGTCCTATTGTGCACTGCAACAGAAAGTATGATAATGGTCAGCTGCTCTTAGGACATCTAAAAAG GTTTGATCATTCTCCGTGCGACCCAACTATTCATCTTCATGGAGCTCCTTCAAATTCTTATGCCTGTGTTGCTTGTCTTCAACGTTTTAATTCCCCTGATAAATATGATGATCATGTGACAGCAAAG GCCCGACTGGCTGATGGCCATGAGAACAATATTCCTCCTCAGGTTATCAACAGTTATGCGTGTCCCTtgtgttttttacttttcaacCTAAGAGATGAATGTCTACAGCACATGTCTGAAAGCAATCACTTCTTGCGAGCTATCGAATTAG ATAATAGAAGCATACCATGTCCAGTACCGTTTCCACgatatgcaaaaaatgttttggttgcTCTGTGCAAGGACATTCCATTCCAGGTTAAATGCTCATCCTGCAATCAGGAACTACGTTCTCATACAGAACTTTCTGCTCATTTTAG aACACGGTGCCGTAATGCTCATCCTGTGGCTTATTCAGAACAAAGCATAGCTGAGGTTGTGTCAGTGTTTTTAAGTAAAGCCTACTGTCTGTCATGTAGGAAAATATTGAAAAGTGACACACACATTGCTAAGCATGCCCAAAGAACTGGTCACAAAGCCAAATTAATAGCAAGCCTGGAAGAATCAATTATGGCTTTTTGTTACACCCATGAAGGGATCAAAACTCCATCTGATATGTGCTTATCTGCAAGTAGTGCAAGATTTAAACCTAATATGCTTAAAAGGACTTTAGATGACAATGATCAGAGGAGAACGGACTTATTTATAAATGGAGGGAAAAACACTGTTGAAAGTTCTCCTGCAAAGAGGCAAAAACAGGCAAGAGATCTTGCTATCACTGTGACAGCATGGTTTTGTGAATGCTTACAAAAATTTCCAACTGAGAAAGATGCTGAGAATCACATAATGATATCTAATGGGATTTGTCACAAATGTTTGGTGTGTAATAAAGTGGCTAATGATATGAGTATCATTCGGCTGCACATGAGCCGGTTCCATGGAGGAGCTCATTTAAACAATTTTATCTTTTGGTGCAAAGGCTGTCATACTGAGCTGCCTAGAAATGAGAATATGATGGCACATGTATGTGAATGTCACAAAGGTCATTCATACTATTTTGAGCAGGAAACATGGGAAGACGAACCCTCCACATCAACACAGATATGTAGTCCATCACAAATGGTTGTTTCCCAAACATCTTCCACAAACACAGAAACTACTGCTGGCCACTGGCAATGCCATATATGCGAAGAGATGTTCGGTTCTGAAGATAGTGTTAGGCAACACTGTAAAAATATAAGTATTCATCAGTTTCACAAATTCTCGTGTGATATTTGCAAAAACCGCTTTCACAAAATAGAAACACTATTCCGACATAGTCAGCATCAGCACGATGGAGagataaatatgaaatatgtttgTGGGCTGTGTGATCTGTACTTTGAAGATGAAAAAGACTTCCATGGGCACTATCGTGGTTTGCACAGTTCGGAATATGGATTTGTGCCAGAACAAATACAATCTCTTGAAAAGAATGAAGAACAGTCCTTTTCCATTCCAGAGCCAAATGATAACTGCTTAACCTGTGGCTGTTTAGAAAATTATTCAAACAAAGCAACAAAAGAGGAAGATGGTCGTCTATGCTTAGAACGATTGCTACAAAAAGGAAGTCTTTGGTACAGCTGCAGTAACTGTTCAGCAACAGGGCAGTCATATGACATCTTAAAGATCCATAGTTGCACGAATAGCCCACAGCCACTTGATACCAATTTTGTTGTGAAGTGCAGCTGTTGTTCCAAATCATTTAAAGATCCAGCAAGCGCTCAGCAGCACTATCATGCTAAACACTGCTTCCTTCAAAAGCctaatattaaacattttaaacccTTGGATTCACAAAAGGAGGTTTTTGAATTTATGGCCAGTGGGACGTGTGccaagggaaaacatggaaaagcCGTAACCCCCCATGCACACAGACTGCACGCTAATACTCCAAATAAGTGTTCTACTAACTCAATCAAAATGGAACATTCAAAGCCTAGATTCCGTGCTGCTGAGAACAAAAAGACAGAAGACACCAAATCAGGGAAAATGGATATAG AAGAATCCGTCGAGTTGCCTGATTTGGAGTTTCTCCGTACCATGACACACATTGTGTTTGTTGATTTGGATAACTGGGCTCAGTTCTTCTCACATTTGCCAGGATACCTTAATCAGGGAACATTTGTCTGGGGCTTTCAAG GAGGGAAGAGCAACTGGAAGCGCCCAGTTAAGTGCAAAATCTTCAATTACCTATCCAACACTGGTTCGTTCTTCCTTCATCCCCACTGTAGTGATCGAAAGGATGCAGCTGATTTTGCTATATGCATGCAT GCAGGACGTTTAGATGAACAGCTTCCAAAGCAAATTCCATTTACCATACTCTCTGGTGATAAAGGCTTTCTGGAATTGGAGAGCCAGTTTAAGAAAACTCAGCGGCCAGCTCACATTCTGAATCCTCACCACTTGGAGGGAGATATGATGTGTGCACTTCTAAACAGCATATCTGATACAATGCAAG ATGCAAATGATAAAACAGAAGATGCTCTAACAGAACTGGATGAAG ATGCCAATTTGAAAGAAGCTATCAGAAGAAGTATGACAGAGATGTAA